CCAGACGAGTTCAAACAGCGTGCCACTGCCGCAGCGCGCCACGACAAAATCAGCGGCTGCCAGTGCAGCCGGCATGTCGTGAACAAAGGGTAAAATTGCGTCGGCTTTGCGCGCGCTGGCTTTGAGAGCATCGGCCCCTTTTGCGCCTGCCGCAACGGTACAGACGTAGTTCTTGGCCGCCGCATCGGAACTGAAGGCCGAGTAGAGAGAATTGATATCTGTCGCGCCCTGACTGCCGCCGATGAAGAAGATATGCGCCTTTTTGCCTCTTGCGCGCCCCGTGATTTTCGGAGGCTTGCCGAACATTGCCCGCAATGGATTACCCGTCACCACGTACTTCGCTGAAAGTTTCTCGTCAGTGCCAAAAGCGAGAAAAATTCTGCTCGCAAAGCGGCGCATATAGCGCGTGACAAGGCCCCAGGCAGCATTTTGTTCGCAAAGATAGAGTTTCTTGCGGTTAATGGCAGCATAAAGCACCGGCGGAAACGAACTGTAGCCTCCCATGCCGACGACTGCCACTGCATTGAGTTCATTGCCGACACGGCGAATCAGCTGGTATGCCGATTTGAACTGCTTTGCGAACGCCAAAATCTTCAAAGGATTCTTGGGCAGGCGTGGCGCATCGTATGCGACGATCGAGACCGATTCGTTGCGGGCGAGCGCAATTATGTCGGGGTATTCAAGATTCTTCGATAGCGTTGCCAAAATGACACTACCGCCCTGGCGCAGCCAGTCTTGCGCGATGCTGATGCCGGGCGTGATATGGCCGCCGGTACCGCCGGCCGCGATAATTATCGTCTTACCGGCCGCCGGGCCTTTCAGGGGCTCTGCCAGCCGGGCTTTTTTTCGCTTTGGCGCTTTCATGTCGATGCCTCTGCTGCCCGGCGGCTTTCGACGAGAGCGAGCAGGGTTTCGCGGTTGTTTTCGGCGCGGCCGGCCTTCACTTCTTCAAACAGGTACTTCAGCATG
The sequence above is a segment of the Turneriella parva DSM 21527 genome. Coding sequences within it:
- a CDS encoding UDP-N-acetylglucosamine--N-acetylmuramyl-(pentapeptide) pyrophosphoryl-undecaprenol N-acetylglucosamine transferase, with the protein product MKAPKRKKARLAEPLKGPAAGKTIIIAAGGTGGHITPGISIAQDWLRQGGSVILATLSKNLEYPDIIALARNESVSIVAYDAPRLPKNPLKILAFAKQFKSAYQLIRRVGNELNAVAVVGMGGYSSFPPVLYAAINRKKLYLCEQNAAWGLVTRYMRRFASRIFLAFGTDEKLSAKYVVTGNPLRAMFGKPPKITGRARGKKAHIFFIGGSQGATDINSLYSAFSSDAAAKNYVCTVAAGAKGADALKASARKADAILPFVHDMPAALAAADFVVARCGSGTLFELVWAAKPAFLIPYPYAADDHQKANAVAIRAHLAATIFDVRPFAVNEALAALKSFLQNPPKAQTDRQHTAAEQKITRYILKDL